ATTATTACAAAATTTTAGCTATCTCACTAAGATTAttatctattttttattcacaAAACAATTTatgtgaaaatatatttacaaataaagaatatgaCAAtgtatgtttatttattctcCAAAAttattctaataataatatgttaaaaaataatttcccAAAATTAAAATGTAATGAAAATAAGGATGTGGAAAAAGTTGACAAAATAATGGATAAAAGAGAAGCTTTAAAAACagataaagaaaaattattaaatgttttattaacattaatatgcgaaaataatataaatgaaaacacatttttattaagatTAATATCAAAtatgaatgaaaaaaataattattttaatatatatttatgtgctattactttttatatagacatatttaaaaatattaattttgattTATCATTCAAATCGTTTTTAAATTTAGATATTTACTCAAAAGAGTATACAGAAGatgatataaatgataaaattatgaacatacCAAAtgttgatttatttttttataaaaataatttttttttaaaaaaaaaaaatatcttaAAAAGATATTTAATAGATTATTGTAATAACCAATCACaacaaaatgtatatatactaaaCCACTTCACAAAAATTGAAgacttttttttaaaatataaaaataagcatCCTTCAccctattattattttatgttaacattttatttattggaTATTTCTATAGACTTATTAccaacaatatattttttatcaagaTTGCCTAGTATTATTGCACACATAAATGAgcaaaaacaaaataagaAGATTGTAAAATATTCATCTGTATATGTTGGTAATATATCTACTGATATGTATAACCCATGATATAAAGTTAAAAGGAAGACAAACCGTGTGGCCTCCTCTAACTTATAAATTTGCTTACTTATTTTGATAGCTTTCATTTTGCTTTCATTTtgctttcatttttttgttcatttttttgttcatttttttgtcattttttgttcattttttgttcattttttgttcatttttttggtCATTTTGCGATTCATTAAGAAAATAACTTAGGCCCTAACCAAATCGCTACCTTACAAACgctataataaaaaaaaacacattttttattatcctcatttatttttataaaattagtCACAATTTTGTATACAATAAtgtaaatcattttttattatctacttagggtataacattttttattttaatgttaatcaaatttggaaaatatacattaattaTTACCACTCACATTAATTTACCACTCATTaatatagtattttttttttttttttttttttttttctcaccCCGCGCTTTATTTTCCccaataaatttatattcatttcgCCATATATTTGCAATTcgttatttaatatttttttacgtattgcatttttttataaattataatttttttgttttttagtttccatgaaaaataaaaatgcgCTAATTTAGCGATTCacaaaattggaaatattattattattattatttatttattttttaaatgattatattttcacagttataaaattatatacacgTAAATGTAGCATGtatgataaattaattattattaacttTGTCTGTACATATTAAATACAGACATATTTCACAACAGcatattaacaaataaacaATTATAAGCAGATACAAACATATACAAACATATATTAGCATGTGAACAaaattagtatttttttttttttttttaaaaaaaatatcaataataatgtttaaatttataaatgatataGACTTgacaaagaaaaaaatactcAACCAATTaaataacaaattaataattaataacgaaaaaaaagattttgtttttttcgaACAAAATAAACACATAAATTTCAACACAGACCCAAACAATAATATCTTATTAGATCATAATATAATTCAAAATGAATTtccaaaaaatgaattaaaccCTTTACAAATGTGTACCAAACATATTAAGGCCACAGAAACTAATTTTGTGAAtcttgaaataaaaaaagggaaGAGTATCaacaatgataaaaatggagatgataaaaatgatggaGATGGTGATGATAAGCATTTGCAAATAAAAGATGGAACATGTTTAGTgggaaatataaatgaaatggaaaaaaataaagaaccTAATttagatgataaaaataatataacaatCCAATCAAATAGTAgtgttataaaaaaagggTCTAAAAATGATCgaatagaaaataatttgttttttgaCAATTCTAAACTAAGCGATTTGATACAAGATGTTATggaagatataaataaaagcagtttttgtgataaaaatgaaagcagtttttgtgataaaaatgaaagcagtttttgtgataaaaatgaaagcagtttttgtgataaaaatgaaagcagtttttgtgataaaaatgaaagcagtttttgtgataaaaatgaaagcaGTTTTTGTGATAAAAATGGAGATATTGAAAGAAGTGACGACACATTGACAAATCATTATAATTTCgaaaatattgaaaacaAAAtcgaacaaaataaatgttataacaAAAAAGAGATACAagatattattgaaaaatgTGTAACTACAACAATAGATAGGCTAGTAGATtataaagaatatataaCTGATGtttatcatttaaataatataaataaaaaatatattgatcaaataaatgaattaaaaaaaaatgaaaaaatattaacagaTATTAATGAAAGGCAAACAAAACAGTTAATTCAAATTTCGGGACAAATAGGCAACATAAACAATtttgaagaaaatattaaagaaTTTGGAACAGAATTTGGAACAGAATTTGGAACAGAATTTGGAACAAAATTTGGAACCGAATCTAGAACCGAATCTAGAACCGAATCTAGAACCGAATCTAATATAAGTTatttaaaagataaattaaaaaatttggaaaaagaaaataaaattttaaaagatgaaaaaataaaattacaagATCTTCTTAATGA
This sequence is a window from Plasmodium yoelii strain 17X genome assembly, chromosome: 1. Protein-coding genes within it:
- a CDS encoding citrate synthase-like protein, putative, whose translation is MNMFKKNICRVYENIFLSLKKENINFKKKYFCNCEKNDVNKINFTKYKKENGHTFSHLFLETEIYFEFKGNVFYRGQCLRSLCEMSTFDEIVFLLLYKRMPNKTELDEYKNYLKKEYIRFVENEKNIIKIMKILKNNNLLELIRICILNLSLFEENNKDINLDYYKILAISLRLLSIFYSQNNLCENIFTNKEYDNVCLFILQNYSNNNMLKNNFPKLKCNENKDVEKVDKIMDKREALKTDKEKLLNVLLTLICENNINENTFLLRLISNMNEKNNYFNIYLCAITFYIDIFKNINFDLSFKSFLNLDIYSKEYTEDDINDKIMNIPNVDLFFYKNNFFLKKKNILKRYLIDYCNNQSQQNVYILNHFTKIEDFFLKYKNKHPSPYYYFMLTFYLLDISIDLLPTIYFLSRLPSIIAHINEQKQNKKIVKYSSVYVGNISTDMYNP